AAAAATAAACACTGCGGTCGAAAGGTTCTGATTACCGGCAGCATCCCCCGTGGTGATAAATTGATCAGATTGATTCCAGACACCATCGCCGTTTCCGTCCTGGTCGATATCCCCCACGCGCGCATCCTCGACTGGATTAATTATCGCGCTCTGAACGGTATCACAGGCAAGCGGAAGAATTTGTACTGCCGCCCGATGCCGCTCCAGCAGGTCGCTGTATGCACCGGGACCGGTCATAAAAAACTGCCAAGCGAAGATAACACTGTACTGGAGTAAACTGCCTAGCATAAACATTCTTCCCTGCGACGCATTTCCAATTAATAGACGTGTAAAGAATAGCTTTTTGAACCGCTGTTGAAGAGCGCTTTTTTTATTAAACGATTAACATCCGTTGCGGTAAAAACAGACCGGCCGGTTTTTTAAATAGAATGCTATTGACTTATTTTTAGATAAATATTTTTATATCGAAATAAATAAGCAGATGAGGTGTGGTCATGAGCCAGTGGTTATTTAAAATGCCGGTGACGATTCATTTTGGAAGCGGTTCGCTGGAAAAGCTTTATACGTACGCTACGGGGCGGACTGTGCTGGTTACAGACACGGGGCTGCGTCAGTTTGATTTTCTAAAGGAGATCGAGCAGAAGCTGAATCCGGTTGCAGTTTTCTCAGAGGTGAACCCGAACCCGACGGTTGCGAATGTAGATTCACTGGCTGCGGTGCTGCGGGAGATTAAGGCGGATGCGGTGATTGCCGTGGGCGGCGGAAGCGTGATGGATTGCGCGAAAGCGGCTTGCTGTCTGGCACAAACGACCGAGCCGAGTATCCGCTCGTTTCACACCGGCGGCATGAAATTTGACATTGCAGGGATTCCTCTGATCACCATTCCCACGACCGCCGGCACAGGATCTGAAGTGACACCGTTTGCGGTTTTGGATGATACGGAAAAGGGGGTAAAAGGGCCGATTGCTTCTGATTTCTTTTATCCGGTTGCAGCGGTGATTGACCCGACACTGACATGGTCGTTACCGAAGTCGATTACCGCAGCAACCGGACTGGACGCACTTTCTCATGCGATGGAGGGTTATTGGTCTAAAAATCATCAGCCATTGTGTGATTTGATGGCGCAGGAAGCCGCGCGGCTGATTTTTATTAATTTGCCAAAAGTGTATGCGAACCCCTCTGATAGAGAAGCCCGTGAGGCGATGAGTTATGCCGCTGTACTCGCCGGAATGGCGTTTCAGCTTCCAAAAAATGCAATGGTGCATGCATGTTCATTTCCGCTTTCGAACCGCTACCATATGTCACATGGAGCAGCCTGTGCATTTACGCTGGAATTTGCATTGAAATTGAATGCGCCGGCAATGAACGGGCGGATGGAGGCATTTGCCGCTTATTGCGGGTTTGATTCGATTGACGCGATGGCACAGGCGATTCGCACGTTAAAAGCGGATGGCGGATTACCTTGTTCGTTACACGCGGTCGGCATTTCGAAGGATGAGATTGATGTGCTGGTCAAGGAAAGTTTTCATCCGCTGATGAATAATAATCCGGTTGAAATTACAGCAGAGCATC
The Kiritimatiellales bacterium DNA segment above includes these coding regions:
- a CDS encoding iron-containing alcohol dehydrogenase family protein translates to MSQWLFKMPVTIHFGSGSLEKLYTYATGRTVLVTDTGLRQFDFLKEIEQKLNPVAVFSEVNPNPTVANVDSLAAVLREIKADAVIAVGGGSVMDCAKAACCLAQTTEPSIRSFHTGGMKFDIAGIPLITIPTTAGTGSEVTPFAVLDDTEKGVKGPIASDFFYPVAAVIDPTLTWSLPKSITAATGLDALSHAMEGYWSKNHQPLCDLMAQEAARLIFINLPKVYANPSDREAREAMSYAAVLAGMAFQLPKNAMVHACSFPLSNRYHMSHGAACAFTLEFALKLNAPAMNGRMEAFAAYCGFDSIDAMAQAIRTLKADGGLPCSLHAVGISKDEIDVLVKESFHPLMNNNPVEITAEHLYQMYTDLAK